A region from the Alnus glutinosa chromosome 5, dhAlnGlut1.1, whole genome shotgun sequence genome encodes:
- the LOC133869211 gene encoding uncharacterized protein LOC133869211, giving the protein MADEGEGSSQGIRTEAIPDVAQMFQDMARQFVTAITDYRSEIPRDGEQGCPFKRFERLNIPMFDGKQGPIESENWLVDVEEILQLAGCTEEQKVQYTTYRLSGEAKRWWNAKKVLLVQELGNERAISWECFQKEFLQHYFPKILRDARAREFMDLTQGNMTVAQYAARFNELARFAPYLVADEENRVRKFEQGLNQRILDRVICFEIRDFVELVNKASLAEDSIKKNALAMADSRKRIAPPVRNNQPSWKRRQNGNNHRAKFEEGRSAPFNSMLCPKCNRPHQGQCRMGTNVCFRCGQTGHFVRDCPKAKEGDKPQQKGSGQKQFTQARVYALTPGDAETENEVVTDLV; this is encoded by the exons ATGGCTGACGAAGGAGAAGGATCATCGCAAGGCATAAGGACCGAAGCTATCCCTGATGTGGCTCAAATGTTTCAAGATATGGCTAGACAGTTCGTCACAGCCATAACCGACTACAGAAGCGAGATACCTCGCGACGGGGAGCAAGGTTGCCCATTCAAAAGGTTTGAAAGGCTTAACATTCCGATGTTTGACGGGAAACAAGGTCCTATAGAGTCTGAGAATTGGCTAGTAGACGTTGAAGAAATATTACAGCTGGCAGGATGTACAGAGGAGCAGAAGGTACAATATACCACTTACAGACTGTCTGGTGAAGCCAAACGATGGTGGAATGCTAAGAAAGTTCTACTAGTCCAAGAATTAGGAAATGAAAGGGCGATCTCCTGGGAGTGTTTTCAAAAGGAGTTCCTTCAGCATTATTTTCCTAAAATCCTCAGAGACGCTAGAGCACGGGAATTTATGGACCTCACCCAAGGGAATATGACGGTTGCCCAGTATGCTGCTCGATTTAATGAATTAGCTCGATTCGCGCCATACTTAGTAGCAGATGAAGAAAACCGAGTGAGGAAGTTCGAACAAGGCCTCAATCAACGAATCCTTGATCGGGTCATATGTTTTGAAATCAGAGATTTTGTGGAGTTAGTCAACAAAGCATCCTTGGCCGAAGACAGCATTAAGAAGAATGCTCTAGCAATGGCAGACTCAAGAAAAAGGATTGCACCTCCTGTGAGGAATAATCAACCATCGTGGAAACGAAGACAAAATGGGAATAACCATAGAGCTAAATTCGAAGAAGGCAGATCAGCCCCATTCAATAGTATGCTCTGTCCTAAATGTAATCGTCCTCACCAAGGACAATGTCGTATGGGGACTAATGTTTGTTTTCGATGTGGTCAAACCGGACATTTTGTACGAGACTGCCCCAAGGCAAAGGAGGGAGACAAACCTCAGCAAAAGGGAAGCGGACAGAAACAATTTACCCAGGCTAGGGTATATGCTCTCACTCCTGGCGATGCAGAAACTGAAAATGAAGTGGTGACAG ATTTAGTCTAA